The stretch of DNA cttattgaatttgcatatgataacagttaccattcaaGTATTtaaatggctccttatgaggctttatatgggcgtaGGTATAGGTCACCTATAGGATGGTTCAATGTTGGAGAAAATCAGTTATTAGGCCCAGATTTAATacagcaagcagttgacaaagtgaaagtaaTTCAAGAAAGGTTACTAGCGGcgcagagtcgacagaaatctaATACAGATAATCGACGGCGCAAGTTAGAGTTTAAGGTAGGAGATTGGGTCTTCCTGAAGatttcgcctatgaagggagtgatgatatttggcaagaaaggtaaATTAAGCCttcgatacattgggccatataagatcattcgtatagtgggtaaggtagcatatgagttagaaCTACTTTCTGAGTTAGAGTTTGTGCATCCGGTAgttcatgtgtccatgctcgGTAAATGCGTAAGAGATCCTTCGAGGATTGTACcgatagatgatatccaggcgACTGAACAGTTAACATATGAGGAGATCCCAGtggccatactagataggcaagttcaTCGATTGCGAAGCAATGATGTGGCTACTGTTAAAGTTCTTTGGCGAAATAATAATGTTCAAGAAATGACTTaggaagctgaagaggaaatgaaggcTAAATACTAGTATTTGTTTTCATCATCTCAGGAGGCTCAGTCTGAGGCATCATCTCTCCCAGGCATTGGTTTCATTTATAGTtattgtgattggtcgtgtgaggccatggtgtTATATATTTTAATCCTGGGCCCCGTGTgggattattttgggttgctatgTACGGGTTGGAttggtatatttataggggagactactaccaaaattttcataacccatCATCCGTATGaacatttgaggatgaatgtttctacgggcggggggggggggggggagggagaggagaatgttacacctctcgttttcgtcGCAAGGAAGTCTTTGGCTTATGAGTGGTCTATACCCTTAGTATGGAGATCCACACCCAAGTTCTTGAGATCTTGAATGCCTTATCTCATGTGTACCgaagtataagtatatgtttctTGCAAAATAACAGGATTaaaagttaaacaaatcgaatcgacgcgagtTGGAACGGACTCAAGAGAGTCTGCAGAAACCATTCACTATAGACGGGCCGTCAAAATGTCAACGAGCCATCATGGTGCAACATCCCTGCTCCCCCGCCTCTGAAGTTTTAGGTGGCTGGTCGACAGAGCACGTCGATGAACCGTCGACCcatcgacgagccgtcgacccaCACCACTGGAACCTTCTAGTtccctctatatatatttgatcCTCATGTTTTATTCTCATTATTTTCCACTTCCAAAATCATAGAAAGGCCTATAATATTCCTCtcaatatattttcatcatcataGTGAAGATTTAGAAAGATCCGAGCCCGTAAACCCGAGTTTGTGAAGGGAAAGTTGCTCCTAGGGTTTTATTAGAGTTGTTAAGCTTTGGGATTGGATTTCAAGTTGGATTGTTGGAACCCTAGActcctcaaggtatgtatacgATTCCTACAATCgtgtttaagttaattatcaagagttttagtggttttaagcaaAGGGAATTATAGTTATTAAAGTGTAAGTTGAGTAAGGGTAGAGTTGGACGTGAGGGCTATTTTGAGGGAtgatttggagtagaattgattatattttgatatgtaagtatttatatagttgttgttagtaatgttgttgatatttaagTTAAATTGGAAATTGAGGAATTATTGAGTTAtgaaggagatgttgtccgaacTTCGTTAAGTCCTTTTTTCACTTGAATTGGATGCTAAGTGTTATAAAGGGTCTAATTATAGCCTATTTTATCTTGGTTGTAAACTTACGAGTTCAAGAAGTAGACGTTGGGCGACTCGATACGCTTCAAGGTATATTAAGGTTGtcctttttgttcttttgatgTGATATTTACTATCCGAACGAACAAGTGAGCAAGTGAATTCtaaagactctactcttagatggtaCAGGATTCGTCGTATCCTTGATtcctcatgttcatgtccatgACTTCTAGCGATCTTTTGTTATCTAGATAATCCAAAGTATAtctttcatgcattatatatatatatataacacacacatatatgtacagCTAATttcttacaccgtgcctatatggcccgGCAGCACCACTACATTgtgcggcttatggatgatgatgtatgattacaccgtgcctgtatagccgggcagcaccactagtagGCGGTGTGAGGTGattaccgtcccggacgcgggattatATGAGATATgcatcgggccgtacgtttctcgacactattatatgatatatggatcgggttgtacatTCCACAACATTATCAGTTatactatgacctatgcatatcatacatcGCAGATGTACCTTCAGTCGTACAGATGCATTCGAACAGTCAGTTTGtttatgagtttcagattcctttcatgattcttatatatgttactcttatgccttgcatactcggtaaattgtccgtactgactcccttgTCGCTGGCAACGTTCATGCACACGTGTGCACGGAGGTAGACGGCGGCGGTCCGGCCTCGCAGGACATCCATCCCGGCGGTGGTCGGTGCGCTCCCGCTTGATCCCGGTGCGGCctcattttggtatgctactTTTGAGATATAAATACGcgtatgggtatgacggggacctgtcccgtcctttctatagcttttattccattagaggtcagTTATGTGTAGATGACttgtgatgtagccttgtcagctcttattctttttgtgtacagTTCATgtggcagcctagtcggcttgcatcGTTGCCTTCAGTAGATATATTCATATGCACAGTTCCTGAtattattcttttatgagtCAGTTTAATCCAGATTGAGTCGCTTGTGGGCCCTTATTATGTAATGTTGTCCAGGTATGAGTGTAGTGGTGTTTGGTCACCAGAGATCTGGCACTCATCGCggctcatcgatttgggtcgtgacagtaacaAAGGATTCACATAGTTGATTTAATAATATGGGTATAGAGGTCATGACTATATGATTAAGATTATGGGAAGAAGCAACGATAAGGACGAATGGTATCTAGACTAA from Lycium ferocissimum isolate CSIRO_LF1 unplaced genomic scaffold, AGI_CSIRO_Lferr_CH_V1 ctg11807, whole genome shotgun sequence encodes:
- the LOC132041821 gene encoding uncharacterized protein LOC132041821; its protein translation is MAPYEALYGRRYRSPIGWFNVGENQLLGPDLIQQAVDKVKVIQERLLAAQSRQKSNTDNRRRKLEFKVGDWVFLKISPMKGVMIFGKKVHVSMLGKCVRDPSRIVPIDDIQATEQLTYEEIPVAILDRQVHRLRSNDVATVKVLWRNNNVQEMT